The Deltaproteobacteria bacterium genome segment ACCCCAGATCCAGAGCCTTTTCCTTGATGGTTCGCGTTAGGGACATTTTAAGTCTCCAGAATCCAGGAGACAAAAGTCAGAATTCAGAATGGAAAAACAGATTTTGCTTTTCTTCTGAATTCTGTCTCCTGACCCCGCTTGTAGCGGGGCTGTATTCTGTTTTTATGGTTTGAGCACGTAACGTTGCTGGGGCTTGGGTACATACCACTTATGCATATTATAGTCAATCCCCGCCGGGGCTGGCTTAATGCCTTGGAAACGAGCACTGATAATGGGCAGGGCATACGGAACGAAAAGAAAGGTGTAAGGTTGGTCTTCGGCCAGAATTTCTTGGATCCGATCGTAACAAGCTTTACGCACTTTGGAGTCGAAGGTGTACCGGCCTTTCTCCAACAAGGCATCTACCTCTTGGTTCTGGTAAGAGATGAAGTTCAATTCCTTCTCTCCCACCTTGCTGGAATGCCAAATGTCATAGATATCCGGGTCCTGCCCTAACGTCCACCCCAAGATAACCGCTTCAAAATTTTTCTTGTCTATGAAGTCATTGATGAATGCCGCCCATTCCACCGTGCGGATTTTCACTTTGATCCCGATCATCCCTAAACGCCTCTGAATAATCTCAGCACATTTGGCCCTTAATTCATTGCCCTGATTGGTCAGTATAGTGAACTCAAAAGGTTTTCCATCTCGCTTTAACAGGCCATTTTTCCCTGAATCTTTCCAGCCGGCGTCCGCGAGCAATTTCTTGGCTTTTTCTACATCGTATGGATATTTCCGTACCTTAGGATTATACCATTGCGTATCGGGCTTATACGGACCCGTGGCGGTCAACCCCAACCCGAGAAGAACCCCGGCGATGATTTCTTCCTTATCGATGGCGTAGGTAATGGCTTGCCGTACGCGCCGATCCTGGAACTTCCAGTCTTTTAGGTTGTAACCCAAATAGGTGTAAGCGAAAGCCAGGAACTTATACTGGCGGAAATCCCGGCGCATCTGGTAAGTATCGGTTTGGCGCTTATACTGCAAGGGCGTGAGGCCCATATAGTCGAGACCACCCGCCTTTAATTCCAAAAACATAGTAGCCGGGTCGGGGATGATCCGGTAGATAAACCCGTCAATGTAAGGGTGGCCTTCAAAGTAATTGGGATTGGCCTGGAGGACGATCTTCTCACCGGTCTTCCATTCCTTAAAAAGGTACGGACCCATTCCGATGGGTTTGCGGCTGAATGGCGTAGTATTGATGTCCTTTCCCTCCAGCAGATGCCGGGGCAGAACAACCAGGGACCCCCAACTGGATAACCCCGGGGCAAAGGGTCGTTTATAGGTAACTCGGAAGGTGTAGTGATCGACGACCTGGGCCTCTTTAACTTCCTTAAAATCCCCGGCGTAGGCTGTGCGCGTATTCGGGTTGATAATGGTCCTAAAGCCGAACAGCACATCATCGGCCGTGAATTCTATCCCGTCCTGCCACTTCACCCCCTGGCGCAATTTAAAGGTAATGGTCAACCCGTCCTTGGAGACTTCCCAGGATTCAGCCAGGTCACCTACCAGGTTCAGGTCTTGGTCGTATTTCACCAGGCCGTTGAAGATCAATCCGGAGATACCATGAGAGGCAGAGTCCGAGGCCAGCATGGGGATGAGGTTACTGGCGTCGCCGATGGACCCCTGGATCAGGAGGTCCCCATAGGCCGGGTGCCCTGAATCGGCAAGGCCCTGCTCGCCCCCCGGGTGCAAAGGTCTCTCTTCCGACTTGTCGCACCCCACGGAAAGCACAGTGGATAAAAGGAAAAGGGATATACCAATGAGGAGAGCCCATTTTGAATGGCCGATTTTTCTCCCTCCCCATCTCTCCATTTCCTTATCCCCCCCTTCCTATTCTTTAAAAACGGTAACGCAACCCTGCCTCATTTTCAAGTTAAAAAACCTTGAAAAAAAAGAAATTATTTGATAGAAAAAGAGAATCATTCTATTAACCCAAAGCGGAGCTTCCCTTGCTGGAAGAGATTCCCAGAAAAATTAAGATCATCGTCAACCCCAAAGCCGGCGGGGGGAAAGGGCGAAAAATGTTTCCTTTGCTCCGCCAAAAGCTATTGGATCGAAAAATCTCCTTTCATCTTCAGTTCTCGGAGAGCGCTGAACATATAACCCACTTAGCCCGCCAGGCCCAGGGGGAAGGTTACAATTTGATCATATCTTGCGGAGGCGATGGCACGGCTCACCATGCCCTTCAGGCCATGGTCGGGAGCCGAGGGGTCATGGGCTTTATTCCCCTGGGAACAGGAAACGATTTCCCGGGAAACCTGGGCATCGGGGAAAATCTGGATTTTGCTTGCGACCTCCTTCTAAAAGGCAAGGTTCGCAAGATGGACGTGATCCAGGTCAATTCCGGGCCTTATATGGCCGGAGTGGGTGGCGTGGGTTTTGACTCCGAAGTGAAGGCTATCGCCAACAAACTCAGCCGTTTCTTAAGCGGAAAAGCTGCCTACGTCCTCCCGGTGCTTTTAAAGACCATTACCTATCGGCCCAAAGAAATATCCCTGCGCCTGGATAATGAAAATCTACAAGGTCCGATATTAATGGTGGCCTTCGGGAATATTAAAAGTTACGGCAAGGGCATGCAAATTACTCCCCTCGCCGAACCAGACGATGGACTTTTGGACGTCTGTTGGATTGATCCGGTCAAAACATTCCGTCTCTATCGCTTTTTTCCCACTGTCTTTGCCGGGGAACACATAGCCATGCCCGAAGTCCATTATTACCGCTCTTCGATCGCCCGGGTGGAATCTTTGGTTCCGCTGGACCTGTATGGAGACGGCGAATTGCTCGGCCAGACGCCTTTTACCCTGCGCGTCCTTCCCCAGGCTCTGCGAGTACTTGTCCCATGAATTCCTTCCGTCCTACCTACACTGTTTCTCAGTTGACGCTGGAGATTAAAACGCTCTTAGAGCACAATTTTGAGTACCTTTGGCTGGAAGGAGAAATTTCTAATCTTCGTCTTCCCAGCTCGGGTCATCTTTACTTTACTTTGAAAGACGAGTTCTCCCAGATTCGGGGGGTGATGTTTAAGTTACAAAACCGGATTCTAAAATTCGATCCAGTCGACGGTTTACAGGTATTATGTTACGGGCGACTTTCGGTCTATGAGCCCCGGGGTGAATATCAAATTATCGTGGATTACATGGAACCCAAGGGCCGGGGAGCACTACAGTTGGCCTTCGAGCAATTGAAGGAGAAACTATCTAACGAAGGCCTCTTCGACCCAGGGCATAAAAAGCCCTTGCCCCATCTCCCCCGGAAAATTGGCATCGTAACCTCTCCCACGGGCGCGGCGATTCGGGACATTCTCCAGATCATCGATCGTCGCTTTGCTAACGTGGCCATCCTGCTCTATCCTGTTCGAGTGCAGGGTCCAGGAGCTGCTCAAGAGATTGCCCAAGCCATCACCGAACTCAGCCAGTGGCCGCAAATCGATGTCATCATCGTTGGGCGGGGGGGAGGTTCCTTAGAAGACCTGTGGGCCTTCAACGAGGAGGTCGTCGCTCGGGCCATCTTCCATTCCCGGGTTCCCATCATATCGGCCGTTGGCCATGAAATTGATTTTACGCTTGCTGATTTTGTTGCCGACCTGCGCGCTCCAACCCCTTCAGCAGCGGCTGAGCTCGTGGTCCGGAATAAAGTTGAAATCGTCCAATCTCTGGAAAATTTAAGGGGTCGCCTGGCCCATGCCGGTCGGGTCTTTGCGGAGTCAAAACGGGAACGGCTCCAATCCCTTCTTCACCGTTTGGCTGACCCGAGAAAAAAACTTGCTGATCAACGGCTGCGTCTGGATGACTTTTTCTTCCGGCTCGCCAGCACCATCCACCGGAATCTATCCCAAAAAAACGATCTGCGCAGGCTGAAGGTGGAGACCCTCCTTCTCCTCCATCCGGGACGGCGGGTCGTAGAATATTCTCACCGCCTTAGTCAATTATTCCGGCAGCTGACCATGGCCCAACAGGTTGCCATGCGCCTGTTTCGCCAGAAGACGCAGGGATGGGTGGGAAAGCTTCAGACCTTGAGTCCCCTGGCGATTTTGGCAAGAGGGTATAGTATTGCTTCGCTCCTTCCCTCCCATGAGATCATCCGCCAGGCCTCGAGTGTAAAGGTAAATGATCAAGTGGAAGTAAAAGTTCATCGAGGAGAATTCATCGCCAGGGTGGAAGAAGTGAAAGAAAAGCAGGAAGACGAACAACCATCCACAAAGACGAACAACCATCCTTGACGCTTGGGTCGAGAGGTGTATAATAATTGCAGTAAAAGGGTTCCAGTATTTTGGGGGGAGAAGTGGCGGAACAGAAATTCGAGGATGCTTTCCAGAAATTAGAAGCGATTGTCAAGAAACTCGAGGAGGGGAATCTCAGCCTGGAAGAGTCCCTTAAAGCTTTCGAGGAAGGTGTACGCCTATCCCGCTTTTGTTCCAAAAAGTTGGATGAGGCCGAGAAGAAGGTGGAAATTCTTCTGAAAGACAGTAACGGACGCCTCGTTCCTAAACCCTTCTCCTTGGATGCAGAAGAGGATTGATTTGAACCTGCAGAAATACATCCAGCGCCGGCGGCGGATGATCGATAGAGCTTTGGAGCGTTGGGTTCCCGGCGAGCATGAGTTTCCCCCTCAGATCCACCAAGCCATGCGCTACAGCCTCTTTGCCGGAGGAAAACGGATCCGTCCCATCCTGACGTTAGCTGCGGCCGAGGCTGTTGGCGGGCGGGCGGCGGATGCGCTTCCTTTAGCCTGCTCCCTGGAGCTCATCCACACCTACTCCTTGATCCATGATGACCTCCCGGCCATGGATAACGACGACCTACGCCGGGGGAAACCCACCAGCCACAAAATTTTTGGAGAGGCTTTGGCCATTCTAACCGGGGATGCACTGCTGAGCGAGGCCTTTCATCTTATGTCCCGGCCTGACCTGATGAAGAAAGTTTCTTCTCATCGACGTTTACGGGCGATAAGCCAAGTTGCCCGGGCAGTCGGCTCGCTGGGAATGGTTGGCGGGCAGGCCATGGATATTATTTCCCAGGGAAAAGGGATGGAAAAGCACCTCCTGGAATACATCCACAGCCACAAGACCGGTGCTCTGATTGCTGCTGCCATGAGTGCCGGGGCCATCGTTGGCGGGGCTTCAACCCGAGAATACAGGGCTTTGAACGGTTACGGAGAAAAACTTGGGTTAGCGTTTCAGATCATCGATGATCTCCTCGATGTTCACGGAGAGGTACGGAAGCTCGGCAAGGCCGTCCGCAAGGATCAAATTCAAAAAAAGGCTACCTACCCAACATTCTTCGGAGTCAGCGATTCTCGCCGCCAGGCTGATTGCTTGGTGCAAGAAGCCCTCGCCTACCTAAAACCCCTCAACTGGCGCGCCAACCCTTTACGAGAAATCGCCCAATTCATCTTAACGAGATCGAACTAAATGGGACGCTTGTTGCAATTGATCGATAGCCCAGCGGACCTACGTAAAATGCGTATAGCGGACCTTCCTCTGCTTGCCCAGGAAATTCGGGAGGAAATCATCAGCACGGTTTCCAAAATTGGCGGGCATTTGGCTTCCAGCCTGGGGGTGGTCGAGTTGACCCTGGCCCTTCATTATGTTTTCGATACTCCGCAGGATCGCCTGATTTGGGACGTTGGCCATCAAACTTACGCCCACAAGCTTATTACGGGCCGGCGGGAAACCTTTTCTACCTTGCGCCAGTGCGGGGGAATTAGTGGGTTTCCCCGCCGGGAAGAAAGCCATTATGACGCTTTCGGAACAGGGCACTCGGGTACCTCCATCTCGGCGGCTCTGGGAATGGCCCAGGCCCGTTGTTTGCGGGGAGAAGGCCATAAGGTGATCGCTGTTATCGGCGATGGGTCCATGACCGCTGGCTTAGCCTTCGAGGGTTTAAACCAAGCTGGAGCCATGGATAAGGATTTAATCGTTATCCTCAACGATAACGAACTGTCTATTTCGCCCAACGTCGGTGCTCTCTCCTCCTACCTGAACCGCTTGATGACGGGTCAATTCGCTACTCGTTTCCGGGACGAGATTAAAGGCTTCCTCAAACATCTTCCCGGAATTGGCGATCCAGCTCTGAAATGGGCGAAATACGCCGAAGAATCCCTCAAGGGATTCTTCCTTCCGGGATTACTTTTTGAGGAACTCGGCTTTAAGTACGTTGGCCCTTTGCCCGGCCACAAGATCGAGGCACTGATTGAAAACTTTCGCAACATCAAGAAACTTCATGGCCCTATCCTTGTCCATGTCCTCACGACCAAAGGGAAGGGATATCCTCCGGCAGAAAAAGACCCTGTAACTTTCCATGGGGTCGGACCTTTCCAGGCTGAATCAGGAGAGATCATCCAGCCCAAACCAGGATCTCTTTCCTATACCCAAGTCTTTGGGCAAACTATGGTAAAGCTGGCCAGGGAGAATCCCCGATTGGTCGGCATAACGGCCGCTATGCCCCAGGGAACGGGTCTGGATGCCTTTGCAGCGGAATTTCCCGAACGGTTTTACGATGTGGGCATTGCCGAGCAACACGGGATTACCTTTGCCGCGGGTTTGGCGGCCGAAGGGTTCATCCCGGTGGTGGCCATTTATTCAACTTTCCTGCAGCGGGCCTACGACCAAATCCTGCACGACGTCTGCTTGCAGAAGCTTCCCGTGGTCCTGGCCATGGACCGTGGCGGCATTGTCGGTTCCGATGGACCGACGCATCACGGTCTTTTTGACTTTTCTTTTCTGCGCCATATTCCGCATCTCATCGTCATGGCCCCCAAGGATGAAAATGAGCTCCAGCATATGCTCAAAACAGCTGTCAATTGCGGCCATCCAGTCTCCTTGCGTTATCCCCGGGGAAACGGCTGGGGGGGTTACTTGGATCCAGAAATGAAAGAATTGCCTATCGGCAAGGCGGAAGTGCTGGAGCAGGGGAAAGATGTTGTCATCCTGGCCGTCGGTTCTACCGTTCGGCCTGCTTTGGAGGCGGCTTCTCAGCTTCACAACCACGGCATGGAAGCCACGGTGGTCAATGGCCGATTCATCAAGCCCCTGGATGGAGAATTAATCTGTTCCCTGGCTGCGGAGTCCAAGCGGATGATTACGGTCGAAGAGAATGCGCTCCAAGGAGGATTCGGCAGCGCCGTCCTGGAGCTCTTGGAAGAAAGAGGTCTCGTTGGGGTTCAAGTCAAACGCTTGGGCATCCCAGACATCTTCGTAGAACATGGAACCCAGGAGGCCCTGCGGCATAAATACTGCCTCGATGCTGAAGGGATTTACCGGGCCGTAGAAGCGTTCTTTTAACCTTTGGAGAGTTTTGACCAATTCAAATCTCCGACTTATATATATTCCCAATGATCCCCTGCAAATTTACAGGACGGCGGCCTCCCTGGCAGCGCGGGCGAGGGGGATGGCAAAGTCATCCGGAGTAAGCATGGGGGTTTGAACTTTTTTGCCCTGTAGCACTTCTTGTACGATGCGGAAAATTTTTCCTTCATCTTGAGCCTCCACCCCCTGGAGGTTTCTCTCAATTTCTTCCAGCACCATGCTTGGCTGGATAAAAAAATCTCCGCAGAGCATTACCTGATGAATTTTATTATCGGGGTCAACCGATACATGGGCGATAATCAACTTGCGGGCTTTGTGCCGAAACTTCCCTTGCTTATATTCCGGCGGAAGCCCTGCAAATTTCTGCTCACTGGATCTTCTGTATATCCATTCTTTCGAGGTATAGAAAGGCTTAAGTTCCTCGAAGACATTTCTCTCTTCCGGTGTAATTTCCCCTTTGGTCACTCGGACCTTCAAGACGCGCTCCACGTTATGGCGTACGGCCTCGCGAAATTCTTCCCACGAAGGCATGCGCCCGGTTAATTTCTCTACGCTGGTTACGTAATCACCGATTTGGGTAACGGGTTTGTCGGCAAATTTTTCCGGTGGGATCTTCAAAACTTTTAAAGCCATGTCCACCCGCGGGGTTCCGATGTTCATAAAGCTTCCCAGGTACAGGGTGTTATGAACCAGAGCCGTTCCCAGCCCGGAAATTTTCGTCTGCCCGATTTGGACATCCCCGATGTGCCGGTACCAGGCTTCCGCGGCTCCCAAGCTTCGCAGCGTGCCGGTGACCACTTCCCCTTGCCAAACCTTGGCCGCTTCTTCCAGGTTTTCGAACCATTCGCGATCCAAGAGGGCGACTGCGAAGCGGGTCTGGTCATCATAAAAAAGACACCCCCCTCCGCCCACCCTGCGGGCCATGTCCACTCCCAAGTTCTGGCACTCCTGAATATCCAATTCTTCATCGATATCCTGAAACTCTCCCATTTGGACGCAGGGTCTCTGCACCAGGAAGACTAAAATCGTGTTTTGGGCTTTCTCACCATGCCGATTCCTGACCTCGATGATCGCCCGCCGCAAAGGCTCATGCTCAGCCAGGTTGTTTTAGGTCACTTCCAGCAGGCGCAATTCATCCATATTCAACCCTTTACCGGTTCATCAGGCTCGGAAGCCAGAGAGCGATTTGGGGAAAAATGATGACGATCACCAGTCCAATCCCTTGAAGGATCACAAAAGGTACGATGGATCGATAGATATCCGTCATGGTTACGCCGGGAGGGGCAATGGCCTTCATGTAAAAAAGGTTAAACCCAAAGGGAGGGGTCAGGTAGCCCATCTCCATGTTCATGATAAAGAGAACACCGAACCACAGAGGGTCGAAGCCGAGGGCCTTGATGACCGGTACAAAAACCGGGGTGCAGATCATGATGATCCCCGCCGGGTCCAGGATGCATCCCAGGATAAAAAAGACAATTTGCATGGTGAACAGGATGGCATAGCGCCCTCCGGGGATGGATAATAATAAGTGCTCCATCAATTCGTGGGCCCCCGTACCCGTGTAAACCGAGGTGAAGCAGTACGCCCCGATGAGAATCCAGATGATCATGGCCGTGAGGCTGGCCGTCCGGAAGCAGGACTCTTTGAACATCTGCCAGTTCAGCTTGCGGTAAACTGCCGCCGAGATGATCGCACCGAGGCAACCCAAAGCTGCTGCCTCGGTAGCCGTGCAGACCCCCGCGTAAATGGACCCCAAGACCATCAGGATGATCATGATGGGCAGAACCACCGCCCTCAGGGAGGTGAATTTCTCTTCCCATGTGGCCCTCTCCTCCTTTGGAAGAGCAGGACCGAGAGCGGGCTGCAAGAAACAGCGGATGCCAATGTAAAGGATGAATATCAGGGTAAGGAGAAGGCCTGGGAGAATACCTCCGGCGAACAATCCGCCGATCGATTCCCCGGTTAGGGTGGCATAGATAATCATGGGCACGCTGGGGGGAATGAGGATCCCCAGCGCTCCTCCACCGCAAATGCATCCCATGGCCATAATTTTATCGTATTTGCGTTTGAGCATTGCCGGAAGGGCAATGAGGCCCATGGATACGGTCGCCGTGGCGCTGACACCGGACATGGCTGCGAAAATGGCGCAAATCAGCACCGTGCCCATGGCCAACCCTCCTCGCACAGGCCCCATCCAGCGGTGCATCATGGCGTAAAGATCATCGGCCACTCCGGCCCGCTCCAGAATCATGGCCATGAAAATGAAAAGGGGGATGGCCAGGAGAGAAAATTTACCCATCGCGCCGTAGGTCTGGGCGGCGGCGACAAAGAGACCTTTGGGGCCCCAGAGGAAATAGCAGCCCACTACGCCCACTCCGCCCAGGACGAAAGCCAGCGGAAGCCCCAGGGCGAGGAAGAGAATGAGGGAGCCGAAGAGGAGGAGGGTAATGACCTCGATACTCATGCCTCTTCCTCCTTTCCCGTAATAGCTAAAGTGAGATCCCTGATGAATTTGGCCAGACCCTGCAGCAGGATTAGGAGCGCCCCTAGGGGGATCATCATTTTGATGGGGTAGACTGGAGGCGCAAAAACTGTGGGCTCGGTTTCCAGGACCTTGAAGGAGTCCCAGGCCATTCCCCCACCCTTCCAAAGAAGCAAGCCGCAGAAGTAAAAGAAAAGTAACCAGGTGAACAGATCAATGATCGCCCTTGTCCGGGGCCGGAAGCGCCCGTAGAGGATTTCGACGTTCACATGTCCCCCCCGCCGGAGGACGTACGCCCCCAGCAGGATCACATAGGCACCGTATATCATCTGGGCAATCTCGTGGGCCCAGATGGTCGGGCTATTGAACAAGTAGCGGGCAAAGATCTCGAAGAGGATGACAACAACCAGGAAAATAATTAAAAAACTTATCGCTTTCCCCGATTGTTCGCTGATCCGGTCGATGGTTTTGAGGAATCCTTTCATCGCTCCCAAAGCCTCCTTGGAATCAGTGGGGGAGACTTTCCCCACCGGTGCCTGAACTCAATCGAGGTAATCCAGCTTACGGAGGAAATCTTTCAGCATGCCGACGGCCTTAGCCGCGCCGGGATCTTTGGCCGCCACCGTATCCCACTGTTTCACGGCTACTTTCATCATTTTTTTCTGGTCTTCGGGGGGGAGGGTGGAGACAGTAACCTTGAAATTCTTCTTCATGGTTTCCAGGGCGTTTATCTCGTCCATGATGTATTCATGGGTCCGGTGCCAGACGCGCTCCTTGAGGGCTAAATCGAGGGTCACCTGCAAGTCTTTCGGCAGAGCATTGAAGGCATCTTTATTGATGATGATAACATCTGTGCCGGACATGGCCAAGTTAGGCTGGATGTAGTATTTAGCTACCTCGCAGAATTTCATCGTCAGCGCCCCACCGGCCGCTCCCCAGTGAGCCCCCTCGACCACTCCTGTTTGCAGGGCTAAATAAAGCTCCTCTCCGGGTATTAAGCTAGGTGCCGCGCCCAATTCTTTCAACATGGTTGCGATAGCTCCGGATGAACGGATTTTGTACCCTTTAAAATCCTCAATTTTCCGGATGGGCTTTTTCCCGATCATTGCCGTGGGGTAAATCTTCTCCGTGTAATAGAGGATGTTATGTTTGGCATGAGCCTCCTTCAGCATATCTTCAAAACCGAGAACATAATGAAAATATAACCCTTCCCATGGTTCCCGGAAGGTCATCGGGCAATTTCCTGACACCGCCGCCAGAGGAATGATGGTCATCCAGTAGGCTGGACTTCCCGTTCCGCCATCCACGGTACCTTGCCGGCAAGAATCGAATAGCTCTTTGGTAGGGACAAGGGCAGCCGCGGGATAGAGAGTAATTTGCAACCGCCCATCGGTGAGTTTGGTCAGTTTCTGGTCGAAGAAATCTTTTAGGGGTTTAAAGGAAGCGCTACCCGCTGGCCAGTGAGACTGGAACCTCCATTTAATCACCTTTCCGGTTGCCGGTTGCTGGGCGAATGCAGCCGTTGCGACGAAGATTGTTAAAAACCCGATTAGAATTAGGCTAATTAATCTTTTTTGCATTTCACACCTCCGATTTTTCCAGCCATGTCGATGCCTGGTTTGTTTTATTATCGCTTGCCGCTGCATTAAGTCATAAATTTGATTCTTTGTCAAGAATGGCACTTCTTTCTGTGGCAATTCTTTCTCTTTTCTGGCGCGAGGCTTCATAAATCACCAGTCCCGCGGCCATGGCTACATTCAAGGAGTCGACGCCTGGAGCCATAGGGATGGTGAACAATCCATCGGCCTCTTCCAGCAAATTTTGAGACAATCCTGCACCTTCCTGACCGAAAAGGACGGCAGTCGGCTGAGAGAAATCAATCTCCCAAAAGGATCGCCCCCCTTGAACCGTTGTGGCCCAAAGTCGATAGCCTTGGGAACGCAATTTTTTCAGGCAATCCTCCATTTCTTGATCTTGCAGAAAAGGTACCCGAAAAAGGCTACCCATGGAGGCTCGCACTACCTTGGGGTTGTAAGGGTCAATCATGTCCTGGCTTAAAATCACGCCGGCAGCCGCACCGGCTTCTGCCACCCGGAAAATCGTCCCCAGGTTCCCCGGGTCTTGGAGCCCGGATAAAAGGAGAATGATTCCATCCCTCTTGTAGATTTCTTCCCAGCTTCTTTCCTTCATCTCCAAGACGGCTAAAATTCCCTGATGGCTTTGGGTATCGCAGATCCTTTCCATCACTTCATCGCTGACGTAGAGCCACTCTGCATCTTGGATTTTTTTTCGGGCGGCAGAGAGTAATGCGGCTCCCCGCGCTTTATCTTCCAGCCGGGGGCTGTAGACTATCTTGCGGAACTGCCCAGGGTGTTGTAAGGCCTCTTCCACCAAGCGCATCCCTTCGATGAAGTATTCTCCGCGAGCATGACGGTGTTGGGCCTGCTTGAGCAGACAAATCTCTTTAACCTTGGGGTTTCCTTTTGAAGTGATCATCTTCCTAATGCGGAGTTCGGAATGGTGAATGCGGAATGAACTTGGCAATGGAAATTCCGCATTCCGCACTCGGCATTCCGCATTTAGCAAGGAGTTTACTCTTCCAACAATTCTACATTCCAGTAAGAAGCATCCACCATGAAATCCAAGAAGGGAACCCATTCTTTGCGCATGACTTCTTGAAGGGATACGTTGAGAGGCGGCGTCCAAGCGGGTCTCCTGGGCTGCGAGATCAGCTTCATCCGGGCTTGTTCCGGGGTCTTTCCGCCCTTCTTCCGGTTGCATTGATGACAGCTGCAGACCACGTTCCCCCAGATAGATGTTCCACCCTGGGAGCGCGGGATGATATGATCGAGGTTGAGATCGAGGCGGGGGAATTTTTTTCCGCAATACTGACAGGTGTTTTTATCCCGGGCAAAAATATTGTAGCGGCTGAACCGGACGCGGCGTTTGGGGACCCGATCGTAAGCGATGAGCAGAATCACCCGGGGGACCTTGATGACTCGATCCACCAGCCCGATGGTTTCATCATTCCGCTCGATGCTTAGCTGATGCCAGCTCTCGTAGTCGAAGGTTTCGTACCGAGAATTTACGGCTTTGGCGATACCGGCATAAAGCAGACAGAAGGCGCGGCGAACCGTGG includes the following:
- a CDS encoding peptide-binding protein, translated to MERWGGRKIGHSKWALLIGISLFLLSTVLSVGCDKSEERPLHPGGEQGLADSGHPAYGDLLIQGSIGDASNLIPMLASDSASHGISGLIFNGLVKYDQDLNLVGDLAESWEVSKDGLTITFKLRQGVKWQDGIEFTADDVLFGFRTIINPNTRTAYAGDFKEVKEAQVVDHYTFRVTYKRPFAPGLSSWGSLVVLPRHLLEGKDINTTPFSRKPIGMGPYLFKEWKTGEKIVLQANPNYFEGHPYIDGFIYRIIPDPATMFLELKAGGLDYMGLTPLQYKRQTDTYQMRRDFRQYKFLAFAYTYLGYNLKDWKFQDRRVRQAITYAIDKEEIIAGVLLGLGLTATGPYKPDTQWYNPKVRKYPYDVEKAKKLLADAGWKDSGKNGLLKRDGKPFEFTILTNQGNELRAKCAEIIQRRLGMIGIKVKIRTVEWAAFINDFIDKKNFEAVILGWTLGQDPDIYDIWHSSKVGEKELNFISYQNQEVDALLEKGRYTFDSKVRKACYDRIQEILAEDQPYTFLFVPYALPIISARFQGIKPAPAGIDYNMHKWYVPKPQQRYVLKP
- the xseA gene encoding exodeoxyribonuclease VII large subunit yields the protein MNSFRPTYTVSQLTLEIKTLLEHNFEYLWLEGEISNLRLPSSGHLYFTLKDEFSQIRGVMFKLQNRILKFDPVDGLQVLCYGRLSVYEPRGEYQIIVDYMEPKGRGALQLAFEQLKEKLSNEGLFDPGHKKPLPHLPRKIGIVTSPTGAAIRDILQIIDRRFANVAILLYPVRVQGPGAAQEIAQAITELSQWPQIDVIIVGRGGGSLEDLWAFNEEVVARAIFHSRVPIISAVGHEIDFTLADFVADLRAPTPSAAAELVVRNKVEIVQSLENLRGRLAHAGRVFAESKRERLQSLLHRLADPRKKLADQRLRLDDFFFRLASTIHRNLSQKNDLRRLKVETLLLLHPGRRVVEYSHRLSQLFRQLTMAQQVAMRLFRQKTQGWVGKLQTLSPLAILARGYSIASLLPSHEIIRQASSVKVNDQVEVKVHRGEFIARVEEVKEKQEDEQPSTKTNNHP
- the dxs gene encoding 1-deoxy-D-xylulose-5-phosphate synthase; translation: MGRLLQLIDSPADLRKMRIADLPLLAQEIREEIISTVSKIGGHLASSLGVVELTLALHYVFDTPQDRLIWDVGHQTYAHKLITGRRETFSTLRQCGGISGFPRREESHYDAFGTGHSGTSISAALGMAQARCLRGEGHKVIAVIGDGSMTAGLAFEGLNQAGAMDKDLIVILNDNELSISPNVGALSSYLNRLMTGQFATRFRDEIKGFLKHLPGIGDPALKWAKYAEESLKGFFLPGLLFEELGFKYVGPLPGHKIEALIENFRNIKKLHGPILVHVLTTKGKGYPPAEKDPVTFHGVGPFQAESGEIIQPKPGSLSYTQVFGQTMVKLARENPRLVGITAAMPQGTGLDAFAAEFPERFYDVGIAEQHGITFAAGLAAEGFIPVVAIYSTFLQRAYDQILHDVCLQKLPVVLAMDRGGIVGSDGPTHHGLFDFSFLRHIPHLIVMAPKDENELQHMLKTAVNCGHPVSLRYPRGNGWGGYLDPEMKELPIGKAEVLEQGKDVVILAVGSTVRPALEAASQLHNHGMEATVVNGRFIKPLDGELICSLAAESKRMITVEENALQGGFGSAVLELLEERGLVGVQVKRLGIPDIFVEHGTQEALRHKYCLDAEGIYRAVEAFF
- a CDS encoding exodeoxyribonuclease VII small subunit, with product MAEQKFEDAFQKLEAIVKKLEEGNLSLEESLKAFEEGVRLSRFCSKKLDEAEKKVEILLKDSNGRLVPKPFSLDAEED
- a CDS encoding polyprenyl synthetase family protein; this translates as MNLQKYIQRRRRMIDRALERWVPGEHEFPPQIHQAMRYSLFAGGKRIRPILTLAAAEAVGGRAADALPLACSLELIHTYSLIHDDLPAMDNDDLRRGKPTSHKIFGEALAILTGDALLSEAFHLMSRPDLMKKVSSHRRLRAISQVARAVGSLGMVGGQAMDIISQGKGMEKHLLEYIHSHKTGALIAAAMSAGAIVGGASTREYRALNGYGEKLGLAFQIIDDLLDVHGEVRKLGKAVRKDQIQKKATYPTFFGVSDSRRQADCLVQEALAYLKPLNWRANPLREIAQFILTRSN
- a CDS encoding diacylglycerol kinase family lipid kinase — translated: MLEEIPRKIKIIVNPKAGGGKGRKMFPLLRQKLLDRKISFHLQFSESAEHITHLARQAQGEGYNLIISCGGDGTAHHALQAMVGSRGVMGFIPLGTGNDFPGNLGIGENLDFACDLLLKGKVRKMDVIQVNSGPYMAGVGGVGFDSEVKAIANKLSRFLSGKAAYVLPVLLKTITYRPKEISLRLDNENLQGPILMVAFGNIKSYGKGMQITPLAEPDDGLLDVCWIDPVKTFRLYRFFPTVFAGEHIAMPEVHYYRSSIARVESLVPLDLYGDGELLGQTPFTLRVLPQALRVLVP